The nucleotide window GCGCGGGGCGCTTGGCGAGGCCGGCGGCATCGAGGAAGCGCAGGACGCGGTCGGTGGGCTGGGCGCCCTTGGCGAGCCAGGCCGTGATCTTCTCGGACTCGAGCACGATACGGGCCGGATCGTCCTTGGCCTTCATCGGGTCGTACACGCCGACCTTCTCGATGAAGCGGCCATCACGGGGCGCGCGGGCATCGGCGACGACGATGCGGTAGTACGGGCGCTTCTTGGCGCCGCCACGGGTGAGACGGATCTTGAGGGACATTGTTCTGGCTCCTGAGCTTTGTGTGTCTGCTATGAGGCGAATGGCGAATGGTGAGTGGCGAATGGAGCGCTGAACCGCGTTCCCCCTCTTCGCCACTCGCCATTCGCCATCCGCTCAACTCATTTCTTCTTCCCGAACGGGAAACCGCCGAGGCCCGGCAGACCGCCCGGCCCCTTCGGTCCTCCGAGCCCCGGAAGGCCCGGCATCTTTCCGCCGCCGAAACCCGGCGGCATGGATGGCAGCTTGCCGCCCATCTGCTTCTGCATCGCCTCGATCTGCTCCGGTGTCGGCTCGGGCATGCCGGGAGGAAGACCGGGCATGCCGCCCATGCCGCCGCCACCGCCGAGGCCGAACATCGAGCCGAGCGCCTGGCCGATGCCGCGCTTGCCCGACCCCATCGCCTTCATCATGTCGGCCATGGTCCGGTGCATCTTGAGGAGCTTGTTGAGCTCCTCGACCTTCGTCCCCGAACCCGCCGCGATGCGCTTCTTGCGGGAATTCTTGAGGATGTCGGGATTCTTACGCTCCTGCGCGGTCATCGAGGAGATGATGGCGCGCTGGCGCTTGAACATGTTCTCATCGAGATTGGCGCCCTCGACCTGCTTCTTCATGGCGCCCATGCCGGGCAGCATGCCCATCAGGCCGCCGATGCCGCCCATCTTCTCCATCTGGGCAAGCTGCATCGACAGGTCGTCGAGGTCGAACTTGCCCTTGCGCATCTTCTCCGCCGTGCGGAGCGCCTGCTCGTGGTCGATGGTCTCGGCCGCCTTCTCGACGAGCGAGACGATGTCGCCCATGCCGAGGATGCGGTTGGCGACGCGGGAGGGGTGGAACTCCTCCAGCGCGTCGACCTTCTCGCCGGTACCGACGAGCTTGATCGGCTTGCCGGTGACGGCGCGCATCGACAGGGCCGCGCCACCGCGCGAATCGCCGTCCATGCGGGTCAGCACGATGCCGGTGACGCCGAGGCGCTCGTCGAAGGCGCGCGCGGTCACCACAGCGTCCTGGCCGGTGAGCGCGTCGGCCACCAGCAGAACCTCGTGAGGGTTCGTCGCCGCCTTGACCTCGGCGGCCTCGGCCATCAACGCCTCGTCGAGGGTGATGCGGCCGGCGGTGTCGAGCATGACCACGTCGAAGCCGCCGAGACGCGCGGCATCCATGGCGCGACGGGCGATCTGCACCGCCGACTGGCCTTCGACGATCGGCAGGCTGTCGACGCCGACTTGCTTCGCCAGGATCGCCAGCTGCTCCATGGCGGCCGGACGGCGGGTATCGAGGGAGGCGAGCAGCACCTTGCGCTTGTCGCGGTTCGTCAGGCGCCGCGCGATCTTGGCGGTGGTGGTGGTCTTGCCCGAGCCCTGGAGGCCGACCATCAGGATGGCGACGGGGGCGGGGGCATTGAGATCGATGAGACCGGCTTCGGAGCCGAGCATGGCCACGAGTTCGTCGTTGACGATCTTCACGACCATCTGGCCGGGGGTCACCGACTTGACGACGACGGCGCCCACTGCCTTCTCGCGCACCTTCTCGGTGAAGCCGCGCACCACTTCCAGGGCGACGTCGGCTTCGAGGAGGGCGCGGCGCACCTCGCGCAGGGCGGCGGTGACATCGGCCTCGGTGAGCGCACCGCGACGGGTGAGCCCGGAGAGAATACCGGAGAGGCGGTCGGACAGGCCTTCAAACATCGTTTAGGTCTCCCGAACCCTACTGGAACAGGCCGGCGGACGAGACGCGGCGCGCCTGGAGCGCCGCCTCGAAGGCATTGACCGCCGCAGCGAACTTGTCCCGGCAATCGGGATTGCAGAACCCGACCACGGAGCCGTTGTAGAGCGTCAGGGAATCGGCCGCGATCGGCTTGCCCGACCAGGGGCAGACCTCGTTGACCGCATCCTCGATGCGTAGGGTTTCATGCGTCTGCGACAGGGTGAGACTCAATCGACTGGATCGGCGGAGCGACGACCTGTTCCCAACGCGAAACTCGCCCGAGGGCGCATCGCGCTGTCGGGCGTTGACCTCCGGTCTCGAAGGACCGGTCGGCGTTCGTATTGACGACATGTCGTCTGATATGAGGTTGGCGGGTTAGTCGGTGAGCCTGCGCAAGTCAAGATACGGGACGCAGATGCAAGCCAAGCAGCCGAAAGCACATCAGCGCTTCTCGAACTTGGGCTTTCTCAATTCCGCCTGCAGCTTCAGCACCTCGTCCAGGCTCATGGAGCGGCTGCTCCAGTTGGTTTCCATGATGTTGATGGCGGTGAAGCTGTAATGGGCCTTGCCGCCATAGGCGTCGAAGACGGTCCCGTCCGGGTCCGGTGCGACCGGCTTGACGTAATCCACCCGATAGGACGGGTTGCCGCCCTTGCCGGTGACGGCGATGCGCACGGAGGCGCTGCCGTGCCGCTTCTGGCAGAAGCGCATGTTGGTGAGCATCCGGCTCAGGTAGGCGTCGGCCTCCTCCAGGGCGGGAACGACGTCCACGAGGGTCGCGTCGGAGGCGAGGTGCGTCTTCTTGATCATGTCGGCCCGTTGGTTTGGTGGCGCACCATAGGCACACCATTCCGGCGATGCGAGACCTTGCGAAACCGGGCGGTTCAGCCCTCGGCGAGCGCCGCCACCGGCGCGGCCGCGCCGCGGGACACGCCTTCAGCGACCTCCGCGAGAATTTCGTACGACCTCACGCGGGCGGCGTGATCGTGGATGGCCGACGCCACCATGACCTCGTCGGCGCCGGTCTCGGCGATCAGGGCGGCGAGCCCGCGACGCACGGTCTCCGGCGATCCGACGATGGAGCGCGCGAGCATCCCCGAGGCCTGCCGCTTCTCGGCGGGCGACCAGTAGGTCTCGATATCGTCGATGGGGGCCGCCAGCAGGCCGCGCGTGCCGCGGAACATGTTGGTGAATTGCTGCTGCGCCGAGGTGAACAGGCGGCGCGCCTGCGCGTCCGTCTCGGCCGCGACGATGTTGACGCCCATCATCGCGTGGGGCCGCGACATCTGCTCGGACGGCGTGAAACGCTCGCGATAGACGGCGAGCGCCGGGAGCAGCGCATCCGGCGCGAAATGCGAGGCGAAGGCATAGGGCAGGCCGAGCATGGCCGCGAGCTGTGCGCCGAACAGGCTCGAACCCAGGATCCAGAGCGGAACCCTGGTGCCCGTCCCCGGCACCGCCTGGATCGCCTGCCCCGGCGTCAGGTCGCCGAGGAACGCCTGGAGTTCGAGGACATCCTGCGGGAACTGGTCCGAGGTCTCGGGCGAGCGCCGCAATGCCCGCAACGTACGCTGGTCGGTGCCGGGAGCCCGGCCGAGGCCGAGATCGATCCGGCCCGGATACAGGGTCTCCAGCGTGCCGAACTGCTCGGCGACGACCATGGGCGAATGGTTGGGCAGCATGATGCCGCCGGCCCCGACGCGGATGCGGCTGGTGCCCGCCGCCACATGGCCGATGACGACGGAGGTCGCCGCACTCGCGATGCCGACCATGTTGTGATGCTCGGCGAGCCAGTATCGGCGGTAGCCCAGGCGTTCGGCGGCCCGTGCCAGGTCGAGCGCGTTGCGAAGGGCATCCGCGATCGTCGAACCCTGCGGCACGAAGGCGAGATCGAGAACGGAAAGTGGGATCATCAATCGCTTGTCCGTATGCGTCGGCAGCCGTCTCGCGCCGATGTGAAACCGTCCCCCCCGTCCGATAGATCGCGACGCGACCGCCGCTCCGCAAGCGTCGTCAGAGGCCGGGATGGCATGCGCGGCGGTCGGCTCCGGCGATCCGGGACGGGACACGAGCGTCCGTCGACCTATATGGCTGTGCTCCGACCACCACCCCGAACCAGAGCAACGCCGCCGTGTCTCCCGGATACCTGCCCTTCGCCGGCGCCCTCGATCTCCCTGCCTATACCTGCGACAATTGCGGGTTCTGGCAGCGCCATTTCGAGCCGCCGGCTTCGTGTCCCATGTGCCTCGACGCACGTCACGTGGTGCCGCAGAAGGGCTGGCAGTTCTGGAGCGAGCGCGAGGCGCAGGACCGGTTCCCCTGTCATTGGAAGGAGCTGGAGCCGGGCGTCTGGCGCTTCTGGAACGATCCCGTCTCCGGCATCGGCCCGAGCGCCTTCCTGATCCAGACCCCGGCCGGGAATATGGGGTTCGAGGCCTGCCCGGTTTTCAGCGAGGCCGCTTTGAAGCACATCGCCTCGCTGGGCGGGATGCAGGTGCTGTCCTCCTCGCACCCGCATGCCTACGGCGCGCTGGTGCAGTTGCAGGACAGGTTCGACCCGGAACTCTGCCTTCCGGCGGCCGACTTCATCTGGAGCGCCGCGCTCCAGGTGTCATGGCCCTACGACGACTTTCTCGAACCGCTTCCCGGTCTCGAACTCCACCGCACGGCCGGCCATTTCGACGGCCATGCGGTTCTGTTCGACCGATCGCGAAAGATCCTGTTCTGCGGAGACGCCCTGAAGTTCGAACTCGACCCGAAGGACTTTCGCAGGGCGGAGACGATCTCGGCTCACAAGGCCTTCGTCCGTGGCGTGCCGCTGACCACGAACGAACTCCGGCGCTATCGCGACGTGTTCTCCCAGCTCGATTTCACCCAGACCTGGACGCCGTTCGAACCCGCCGCCAATTGCGGCCGGGCGGAAGTGCTGGCGCTCATCGACGGCATGCTGGCGACCCGCCCGCATGCCGCCCCCGTCAGGCTCGACAGCCTCCGGCGATAAGTCAGCCGCGTTTGGCGGTCTGGCCGAACATCACCTTCTTGGCGTCCTCGCTCATGGTCTTGCCATGGTCGGGGTTCACCTCGGTCGAGCGGGCATAGGCCGCCTTGGTGGCGGGGCGCTCGCCGATCGCCGTGAACCAGCGCTTCAGGTGAGGGAAATCATCGAGGTTCTGGCCCTGTTTCTCCCACGGGACGATCCACGGATAGGAAGCCATGTCGGCGATGGAGTAATCGGGACCGGCGACGAATTCGCGGTCGGCCAAGCGATGGTCGAGCACGCCGTAGAGACGGTTGGTTTCCTTGACGTAGCGCTCGACGGCATAGGGAATCTTCTCCGGCGCGTATTGGGAGAAGTGGTGGTTCTGACCGAGCATCGGGCCGAGCCCGCCCATCTGCCAGAACAGCCATTGCAGGACGTCCGCCCGGCCCCGCAGGTCGGACGGGATGAAGCGCCCGGTCTTCTCGGCGAGATAGAGCAGGATCGCGCCCGATTCGAAGAGCGATACCGGCTCGCCGCCATCCCGCGGCTCATGATCGACGATGGCCGGCATCCGGTTGTTCGGGGCGATGGCCAGGAAATCCGGCTTGAACTGCTCGCCCTTGCCGATGTTCACCGCCTTGATCGTGTAGGGAAGCCCGGCTTCCTCGAGAAATATCGTCACCTTGTGGCCGTTCGGCGTTGGCCAATAATGGAGGTCGATCATCGGAATCCCTTCCAGCGAGCCGCTGATAACCGAGCGGCGCTGAACGCCGAGGTGGAGACCGGCGGCATCGAGATCAAGCCGGTGCTGATGGCTCGAATGCGATGGATTTTCCGTCCGATCGATTCACGAGTCGCGTGCTTGCATCCGCGTTCGCGGGGAAACCCGCATGGGAGACGAGCCCCATGATCAGCGCGACCTCGATCAGCAGCGGCGGGATGGCGGTGGCCACCCAGCGCTTCAACAATGCGGCGGAATCCATCGCCACGGTCGGCACCAGCCTGCCGAGCGCGACACAGGTGGACCTGTCGAGTTCGGCGGTGCAACTGATCGAGAGCAAGGCCGAGTTCGGTATCAACGCCGCCGTGCTGAAATCATCCCTCGATACCGACAGGCGCGTCCTCGACATCCTCGTCTAGCATCCGCGGAGGATCGTGGCAGGCCGACCCCATCGACGGAGGATCCACTCGATGACGATCACGGTTTCGCTGAACTCGCTCGGCCTCCTGAAAGCGCTCGACGTCGTGATGACCGCGCGCTCCGACGCCTTGCACAGGCGGGAGACCGAGCCGAGACTGGTATCCGTCAATGTGGGCGCGTCTACGGCTCCGACCCTGTCGGCCCGCCCCACAGGTCAGGACCGTATCGTCGACCTGATGGTCTAGTGATGGATCGATGTTCTAAAAATTAACCTGGCGCGACGAGGATCGGCTGCAGATTAAAGCGGGATTCATGACGTGACCACCAATCGTCGCAGCGCGTCCCGGAAAGATGCATTTCGCATCGGGGCGCTTTCCTTCGGAGATCGGCAGGCCGATATCGATTGTCTCGTCTGGGACCAATCCGAGACTGGCGCGCAGATCGAGGTCGAGACGCCGGACGCGATTCCGAACGAATTCACCCTCGTCATGACGGCCTACGCCAAGCCCCGTGCCTGCACGGTCGTGTGGAGGCGGGAGCGCAAGCTCGGCGTGGCGTTCGCCGTATGACATCGCCCCCGCCCGTTGCGTCGGTCACGACGACGGGGCTCGGAAAAATGCCGTCCTCGTTCATCATCACCCCGCTTATCGATCCGACGCGCTTGCTGTTTCCCATCAGAGAACGTACTTCCGCAACTGCGCGCGAGCGTGTCGGGGTGTAGCGCAGCTTGGTAGCGCATCTGGTTTGGGACCAGAGGGTCGTAGGTTCGAATCCTATCGCCCCGACCAATCGCGTGTTCGTCGGCCGTTCCATCCTGCAGGAGCTATCGAACTCACGATGCCGAGCGCCCGGATTTACCAGCCCGCCAAGGATGCGTCGCAATCCGGCATGGCCCGCACCAAGGCGTGGCTCCTCGAATTCGACCAGGATTCTCCGCGCGACACCGACCCCCTGATGGGATGGACCGGATCGTCGGACATGCTGCAGCAGGTTCGCCTCTCGTTCGAGACCCAGGACGAGGCCGTTGCCTACGCCACCCGGAACGGCATCACCTACCGGGTCGAGCAGCCTCAGAAGCCCGCCATCCGCAAGGGTCTGTCCTACTCGGACAATTTCAAGTTCAACCGCACGGCGCCCTGGACGCACTGATACGTCGGGCATGCGAGCGATCACCCATCAGCATCAGAGCTGAATCAGGATGGTGATCGCTCCGAAGATCAGGACCGACGACACGGCGACGGCGAGCAGGATGAGAGCGGCGCGCGATTCGCGCAGGTCGTTATCGGTCATCGAACGAGCTTAATCCCTGCCGACGCCGCCGCCAATCCGACTTTCCCCGTCGGGACGGTCCGACGTCATCCCTATCGAGCCGGCTGGCGCTCGCTCCATTCCGCATAAGGGTTGGTCCCGGTCTCGACGGGCAAGTGACGCACCTTCATCGGCTGCTCGTCGAGCGGACGAGCGAGTTCGGCGTAAATGCCGGCACCGAGCATGCCATGAACCTCCGCCTCCTCGGCCGTATAGGCGAAAAACGCCTGCTTGATTCCGGCGAGCCGCATGGCCGCGTGACACATCGGACAGGGGCGTCCGCTGGCATAGACGATACACTCATCGAGCTTGGGACGGCCGAGGGTCTGCGAGACCTCACGCAGGGCCACCATCTCGGCATGGTCGGTGGGATCGTTGCTGCGATGGATGGTGTTCACGGCGCGGCAGATCACCTGCCCGTCGCGTACGATCACGGCGCCGTAAGGTCTGCCGCCCTCCGCGACGTTGTTGGTGGCGAGGATCACCGCATCGCGCAGGTGGCGTTCGTGGTTCATCATCTCGTCCGGCATCGACGGCAATCTCCGTATCGTGGCTCTCAGAACGCGTAGCGAACCTGACAATAGGGCATGCGCTCGGCCAGCAGCGCCTTGAATCGGGCGATCCAGCGACCCTTCCAGCCGCTGCGATAGCGCAGGTTATCGCCGCCGCCTTCCGAGCGCTTGCCTTCCTGGATATCGGGGCGCCAGAGCAGGTCCTCCGCCCGCGGGTGCCAGCGCAGATTGACCGCGTGCAGGTCCGCATTGTGGGTGAGCAGGATGATCTCGGCCTTGAGCTGGGCCTTGGCCGCCGGCCCGATCCCGTCGTCGAGGGCCGCGAACAGGGCGCGCCAATCCGCCTCCCACCCTTCGTAGAGGATGACGGGCGAGAAATTGACGTGCACCTCGTAGCCGGCCGCCACGAAATCATCGATGGCCGCGATCCGCTCGGACATCGGGGCGGTGCGAACGTCCACCACCTTCGCGATCCGTTCGGGCATGAGCGAGAAGCGGATGCGGGTCTTGCCCTGAGGGTCGTAGGTCAGGAGATCGCGGTTCACGGCCTTAGTGGCGAAGGACGCCTTGGCGTTGGGCAGATCACGAAACAAAGCGACCATGTCGCGGACGCTGTCGGATAGCGAGGCATCCACGGAGAGATCGCCGTTCTCGCCGAGGTCATAGACCCAATGGGCCGCATCCACCGTATCAGGGGTGACGAGCGGCCCCTGCCGTGCGGCGTGCCGGGCGATCGCACCGCAGACCTGCTCGACATTCACGAAGAGCGAGATCGGATTGGCGAAGCCCTTGCGGCGCGGGACGTAGCAATAGGCGCAGGCCATCGCGCAACCGTTGGAGGTGGACGGGGCGATGAAATGGGCGCTGCGCCCGTTCGGCCGCATCGCCAGCCCCTTCTTCACGCCGAGCACCAGCGTCGATCGCTTGATCCGCAACCAATCCTCGGCGGATCCCTCGTTGCCGTGCAGGTTCGGGATGTTCCAGTGCGACGGGACCTCGATCCGCGTCGCCTGTGGAAAGCGGTCGAAGATCGCACGACCGCGCGCGAACTCGGCGACGGCCGGCTCGTGGTAGATCGTGCTGATGTCGATCAGGTCCCGTGCGCCCACAGGTCGCGTCACCGCGCTCGGCGGACGGTCACAGCCGCGCCAGGAGTTCGGCCTTCTTGGCCGAGAATTCCGCTTCCGTGAGCACGCCCTTGCGATGCAGATCGGACAGGCGTTCCAGCGTCGAGAGCACGTCGGCGGAGGGGGCGCTCGTCTGGTAGGTTTCCGGCTCGGAGACCGGGCGAGGGCGTTCCTCGCTGCGGACGGGCATCTCGATCGGATCGGGATGGAACGGCTTTGGATCGAGGGATCTCTCGGGTGCCGGTGACGTGCTCACCCGCTGAAGCGATTCGAGATCGACATAACCGCTGCGGCCGGTGAATCGGAGGCTCTGGGTACTGCCTTGCTGCTGCGACACGCCGGAAATGTCGTAATGGCCGGTATCGTAGAGGACCAGCGTTCCCGCGCTCTCGACCGCGAGCAGGCGGCTGTCGGGGAAGTATGCGTAGCGCATGCTGTTCTGCGACCCCGACGTCGCCGGCCGGCCGAGTTCGGCGGGCCACCAATTCGCCGGGGCCGCACCGTCGTCCCATCCTCCGGCGGGAAGGGAATCGGCCAGATCGGAGCAGATCGCCGCCACCCGTGATTTCAGGTTTGCATCGAACATGTTGCCGATCATGGTCATGCCGCCGGACGACCATTGTCCGAAACCACCGAGTTCCGGATGATTGAACTGAGCCATCGTGCCATGGCCCGCCTCGAGCGCACGCATGAGATGGCGGACGGCATCGATGCTGACGCCATGCCGGTCAGCGACGGTCTGCAGGACGGAGGGTCTGTCGGGCATGGGCTGACTCCAGGAAGGCGACCGTATCGCGCGCGGCACAGCGACCCGATCATAGTACGGCCTCGCCCGGAATAGCGTCCCGCACCGCAAAAAGTTTCCACCGTCGCGGACCTTAGGGCCAAGCGTGAGCGTTCACTCGGCGGATTTCATGCCGTCGGGCTCGGCGCAACGCTGCGAGCCCCCCCTGGAGTGATCATGGTCGCGAAGAACCCCCAGATGCAGCAGGCCGCCGGGCAGACGAAGGCGGCGCGATCGCGCATCAAAGAGGGAGCGCCTTACCCGCTGGGCGCGACCTGGGACGGTCTCGGCGTCAACTTCGCCCTGTTCTCGGCCCATGCGACGAAGGTCGAGCTCTGTCTCTTCGACGATGCCGGAGAGCAGGAGCTCGAGCGGATCGAACTGCCTGAATACACCGATGAGATCTGGCACGGCTATCTGCCCGATGCCCGGCCCGGAACGATCTACGGCTACCGCGTTCACGGCCCCTACGAGCCCAAGGCCGGCCACCGCTTCAACCCGAACAAGCTGCTGATCGACCCCTACGCCAAGGGCCTCGTCGGCTCCATCACCTGGAACCCGGCCTTGTTCGGCTACCAGATGGAGACCGGCGACGACCTGACCTTCGACGAGCGCGATTCCGCGCCGTTCACCCGCCGCAGCCGCGTGATCGATCCGGCCTTTACCTGGGGCCGGGACCGCAAGCCGCACGTGCCGTGGGAGAAGACGATCTTCTACGAGACCCACGTGAAGGGGTTCACCAAGCTGCATCCGGCCGTGCCGGAGAAGCTGCGCGGCACCTATGCCGGTCTCGGCAATCCGGCCGTGCTCGACTACATCAAGAGCCTCGGCGTCACCTCGGTCGAGTTGCTGCCCGTCCATGCCTTCGTGCAGGACGACTATCTCCAGGAAAAGAACCTGGTGAATTACTGGGGCTACAACACCATCTCCTTCTTCACCCCGGCGCGGCGCTACGCGGCGGTGCCGGATTTCGCCTTCTCCGAGTTCAAGGAGATGGTGGCGCGCATGCACGGCGCCGGCCTCGAAGTGATCCTCGACGTGGTCTACAACCACACGGCCGAGGGCAACGAAAAGGGCCCGACCCTGTCGTTCAAGGGCGTCGACAACGCGTCCTACTACCGGCTGATGCCCGGCGACGAGCGCTACTACATCAACGATACCGGCACGGGTAACACCTTCAACCTGTCGCATCCGCGCGTGCTGCAGCTCGTCACCGATTCCCTGCGCTACTGGGCGACGGAGATGCGGGTCGACGGCTTCCGCTTCGACCTCGCCACCATCCTCGGGCGCGAGCCGCACGGTTTCGACGAGGGCGGCGGCTTCCTCGATACGTGTCGGCAGGATCCGGTGCTGAACGCGGTGAAGCTCATCGCCGAGCCGTGGGATTGCGGCCCGGGCGGCTATCAGGTCGGCGGCTTCCCGCCGGGCTGGGCAGAGTGGAACGACCGTTTCCGCGACGACGTCCGCGGGTATTGGCGCGGCGATTCCGGCCTGCTGCCGAGCCTCGCCTCGCGCATCACAGGATCGGCGGACAAGTTCAACAAGCGCGGACGCAAGCCCTGGGCTTCGGTGAATTTCCTGACCGCCCATGACGGCTTCACGCTCAACGACACAGTCTCGTATAACGAGAAGCACAACCTCGCGAATGGCGAGGACGGACGGGACGGGCACTCCCACAATCTCTCGAATAATTACGGCGTCGAGGGTCCGACCGACGACGAGGCGATCCGCGCGGTGCGCCTGCGCCAGATGCGCAATCTGATGGCGACGCTGTTCCTGTCGCGTGGCACGCCGATGCTGCTGGCCGGCGACGAGTTCGCCCGGACCCAAGGCGGCAACAACAACGCCTATTGCCAGGACAACGAGATCTCCTGGCTCGACTGGGAGGGGATCGACGACGCGGGGCGTGATCTCGCCGAGTTCACTCAGCGCCTGACGATCCTGCGCGAGGCGCTCCCTATCCTCACGCGGGGCCGCTTCCTGAGCGGAGCCTATGACGAGGATCTCGGCGTCAAGGACGTGACATGGCTTCGTCCGGACGGCGAGGAGATGTCTTCGGAGAATTGGTCGGATGGGGGCGCGCATTCCATCGCCGTCCTGCTCGACGGCCGCGCCCAGGCATCGGGCATTCACCGTCGGGGCGGGGATGCCACGCTCCTGATCCTCTACAATGCCTATAGCGACCTCGTCTCCTTCACCCTGCCGAGTTCCGTCGGCGGTGGCGG belongs to Methylobacterium sp. 77 and includes:
- the glgX gene encoding glycogen debranching protein GlgX, encoding MVAKNPQMQQAAGQTKAARSRIKEGAPYPLGATWDGLGVNFALFSAHATKVELCLFDDAGEQELERIELPEYTDEIWHGYLPDARPGTIYGYRVHGPYEPKAGHRFNPNKLLIDPYAKGLVGSITWNPALFGYQMETGDDLTFDERDSAPFTRRSRVIDPAFTWGRDRKPHVPWEKTIFYETHVKGFTKLHPAVPEKLRGTYAGLGNPAVLDYIKSLGVTSVELLPVHAFVQDDYLQEKNLVNYWGYNTISFFTPARRYAAVPDFAFSEFKEMVARMHGAGLEVILDVVYNHTAEGNEKGPTLSFKGVDNASYYRLMPGDERYYINDTGTGNTFNLSHPRVLQLVTDSLRYWATEMRVDGFRFDLATILGREPHGFDEGGGFLDTCRQDPVLNAVKLIAEPWDCGPGGYQVGGFPPGWAEWNDRFRDDVRGYWRGDSGLLPSLASRITGSADKFNKRGRKPWASVNFLTAHDGFTLNDTVSYNEKHNLANGEDGRDGHSHNLSNNYGVEGPTDDEAIRAVRLRQMRNLMATLFLSRGTPMLLAGDEFARTQGGNNNAYCQDNEISWLDWEGIDDAGRDLAEFTQRLTILREALPILTRGRFLSGAYDEDLGVKDVTWLRPDGEEMSSENWSDGGAHSIAVLLDGRAQASGIHRRGGDATLLILYNAYSDLVSFTLPSSVGGGGWTRLLDTNLPDSQEAGTWAIGDRYDVTGRSMLMFVLKPEDVDGGESTEMERSYQHVMQAFERANIESVRFAHPAT